Proteins encoded by one window of Thermodesulfatator atlanticus DSM 21156:
- a CDS encoding AAA family ATPase — protein AGVIEDENDLIKRILLILEENQETLEITCKHAEDYRACFYELIKKAAQKYGTKTVVLVDEYDKPILDRIDSIETAARIREKLKNFYSVLKDADPYLKFCFLTGVTKFSKVSIFSGLNNLEDITISPDYATICGYTQEEFEKTFVDRLEGIDLSEVRRWYNGYSWLGEPVYNPFDILLFLRNFEFRPYWFETGTPTFLIKLLLARKLNVAKLEKLEVGDELLESFDVDRIYPETVLFQTGYLTIKGTRRRGPLTKYILGFPNLEVRTSFNNFLLNTFSDLPTKEEHYDRIYEALERGRPEELERVFKAIFAGIPHDWFRKTGLEEYEGFYASVFYAYFCGLGLDVRVEEATNQGRLDMAVLFEGRCYLFEFKVVEDEATGDALKQLKEKRYFEKYKGKCEKIWLIGVEFSKRERNIVSFEVEDVS, from the coding sequence GCGGGAGTTATCGAAGACGAAAACGACCTTATAAAACGTATCCTTCTGATTCTTGAAGAAAACCAGGAAACCTTAGAAATTACCTGTAAACACGCCGAAGATTACCGGGCCTGTTTTTATGAGCTCATCAAAAAGGCTGCACAAAAATACGGCACCAAAACCGTGGTGCTAGTTGATGAATACGATAAACCCATCCTGGATAGGATAGATAGCATTGAAACCGCAGCACGTATTCGCGAAAAACTTAAAAACTTCTATTCCGTACTCAAAGACGCAGACCCTTATCTCAAGTTCTGCTTCCTTACCGGCGTTACCAAGTTTTCCAAGGTTTCGATCTTTTCAGGCCTTAACAACCTGGAAGATATAACCATTTCGCCTGATTATGCCACAATATGCGGCTACACCCAGGAAGAATTTGAAAAGACCTTTGTCGATAGATTAGAAGGAATTGACCTTTCCGAGGTGCGCCGCTGGTATAACGGTTACTCCTGGCTTGGCGAGCCTGTTTACAACCCCTTCGACATTCTGCTCTTTTTGCGCAATTTCGAGTTTCGGCCCTACTGGTTTGAGACGGGCACGCCCACTTTTTTGATAAAGCTTCTTTTGGCCCGGAAACTCAACGTGGCCAAACTGGAAAAGCTCGAAGTGGGAGATGAGCTCCTTGAGAGCTTTGACGTAGATCGTATTTACCCGGAGACAGTCCTTTTTCAGACGGGCTATTTGACGATAAAAGGCACCAGGCGCCGCGGCCCCCTTACCAAATATATCCTGGGTTTTCCGAACCTTGAGGTGCGTACAAGTTTTAACAATTTTTTGCTGAACACCTTTAGCGATCTACCAACTAAAGAAGAACATTACGACCGGATTTACGAGGCCCTGGAAAGGGGAAGGCCAGAGGAGCTCGAGAGGGTTTTCAAGGCGATCTTTGCCGGGATTCCGCACGACTGGTTTCGTAAGACGGGGCTTGAAGAATACGAAGGATTTTATGCCAGTGTTTTTTACGCGTACTTTTGTGGTCTGGGGCTAGATGTGCGGGTGGAAGAAGCCACTAACCAGGGCCGTCTGGATATGGCGGTGCTTTTTGAGGGCAGGTGTTATCTCTTTGAATTCAAGGTGGTGGAGGATGAGGCCACCGGAGACGCCCTTAAGCAACTAAAAGAGAAGCGCTACTTTGAGAAGTATAAGGGGAAGTGCGAAAAGATCTGGCTTATCGGGGTTGAGTTCAGCAAGCGGGAGCGGAACATCGTAAGCTTTGAGGTGGAGGATGTTTCGTGA
- the fliS gene encoding flagellar export chaperone FliS has protein sequence MYGNALNTYRRNSVSTLEDPKKIVKLLYEAAIKELNLVKLHYDEPLARGKHLGKAIAIVGELQAGVNLEAGGEAAEFLYSLYAAMIKELSNLNGKEKGIETLERSIRYLQELKKIWTEQVLNQPQQPVQEEEIAYKEAAGAR, from the coding sequence ATGTACGGAAATGCGCTAAACACGTACCGCCGAAATTCTGTTAGCACCCTTGAAGACCCCAAAAAAATCGTAAAGCTTCTTTATGAAGCCGCTATCAAAGAGCTCAATCTGGTAAAGCTCCACTACGATGAACCTTTGGCAAGGGGCAAACACCTCGGCAAAGCCATTGCCATTGTAGGAGAGCTTCAAGCAGGAGTAAATCTTGAGGCTGGCGGAGAAGCCGCAGAGTTTCTCTACAGTCTCTACGCCGCCATGATAAAAGAGCTTTCCAATTTGAACGGAAAAGAAAAAGGCATTGAAACCCTGGAAAGAAGTATTCGCTATCTTCAGGAACTCAAAAAAATCTGGACAGAACAGGTGCTCAACCAACCCCAACAGCCTGTCCAGGAAGAAGAAATCGCCTACAAAGAAGCTGCTGGTGCCAGATGA
- the fliD gene encoding flagellar filament capping protein FliD, with the protein MADVFGKINVLGLGSGLDLQGLLDQLREIEEAPIKRLEEKKDSYESKLTEFDWLNTQVISLKSKALDLSLESSYLTRNVNVSGSGVSASAEVGALTGTYQVEVTQLARKNMWESQGFASKDASVATNDDVIQIAVGDKEFSVLVPAGTTLEGLAKLINEAEDNPGVEAKVVDTGSPSDPYKLILKSKETGEDHRIVVTQELADVSFSEVTGPPNIWRSENYTNPDDVVNSTGNTITLNITAGEKNITVEVPDGTTLSELKDLINQAAENSSLKAYLRRDSSGNYFIDLRSPEALSVSQTPDTPSLFPYEVETNGESLNAFFKIDDIAYQRGTNEVSDIVPGVTFSLKSPGSATVEVSPSLEDVKSTFSSLVEDVNNLLSKLREKMAVDIEKGTEGPLYRSTAAEKLIRDLRDVFSAGVSSNKHIKSLFDLGVNFNRDGSITLDEKKLEEAFSKYPDEVKKLLLGDDENNIKGFGERLNDALQNYLGPSGLIALEQNTTKRQIELIEKNIALSKERVEQNMAVMQRQFMALDRYIQQLNDLSSYLETQFKSISGLSDKK; encoded by the coding sequence ATGGCTGATGTATTCGGAAAAATAAACGTTTTGGGGCTTGGCTCTGGCCTAGATCTCCAGGGTTTGCTTGATCAATTGCGTGAGATAGAAGAAGCCCCTATCAAACGCCTTGAAGAGAAAAAAGACAGCTACGAAAGCAAGCTAACGGAGTTTGACTGGTTGAATACCCAGGTTATTTCCCTTAAGTCCAAGGCCCTTGATCTTTCCCTTGAAAGCTCCTACCTCACCCGCAACGTAAACGTCTCAGGAAGCGGAGTCTCTGCAAGTGCAGAAGTAGGTGCCCTCACCGGCACTTATCAAGTAGAAGTTACCCAACTTGCCCGCAAAAACATGTGGGAGTCTCAGGGGTTTGCTAGCAAAGACGCTTCTGTTGCCACTAACGACGACGTAATCCAGATTGCCGTGGGCGATAAGGAATTTTCCGTGCTGGTGCCTGCAGGCACCACCCTTGAGGGGCTCGCTAAACTCATAAACGAGGCTGAAGACAATCCCGGTGTGGAAGCCAAAGTAGTTGACACGGGCTCACCGTCAGACCCATACAAACTTATACTTAAATCTAAGGAAACCGGTGAAGACCACCGCATCGTGGTTACCCAGGAACTCGCAGACGTTAGTTTTAGCGAAGTTACCGGCCCCCCAAATATCTGGCGCTCAGAAAATTACACCAACCCTGATGACGTTGTTAATAGCACGGGAAACACCATCACCTTGAACATCACCGCAGGGGAAAAAAATATCACCGTAGAAGTGCCAGACGGCACTACTCTTTCTGAGCTAAAAGACCTCATTAACCAGGCGGCAGAAAACTCCTCTCTTAAAGCTTACCTGCGTCGGGATTCTTCTGGAAATTACTTCATTGACTTGCGTTCTCCAGAGGCCCTTTCTGTTTCCCAAACACCAGATACCCCTAGTCTTTTCCCTTACGAAGTGGAAACTAACGGCGAAAGCCTTAACGCCTTCTTCAAAATAGACGACATCGCTTATCAGCGTGGCACTAACGAAGTCTCAGACATTGTCCCAGGGGTCACTTTTTCTTTAAAAAGCCCTGGGAGTGCAACCGTAGAAGTCTCTCCTTCCCTTGAGGACGTGAAGTCAACTTTTTCTTCTTTGGTGGAAGATGTAAACAATCTTTTAAGTAAACTCCGGGAAAAAATGGCCGTTGATATTGAAAAAGGAACCGAAGGCCCACTTTACCGCAGCACTGCAGCCGAAAAGCTGATTAGGGACCTGAGAGATGTTTTTTCGGCAGGCGTGTCTTCAAACAAGCACATAAAAAGCCTTTTTGACCTGGGCGTTAACTTTAACCGGGATGGTTCCATAACCCTTGATGAGAAAAAACTTGAAGAAGCCTTTAGCAAATACCCCGATGAAGTAAAAAAACTCTTACTGGGAGATGACGAAAATAACATAAAAGGATTTGGGGAAAGGCTAAACGACGCCCTTCAAAACTATCTTGGGCCTTCTGGATTAATTGCCCTTGAGCAAAACACCACCAAGCGCCAGATAGAACTCATTGAAAAAAACATTGCCCTTAGCAAAGAAAGGGTAGAACAAAATATGGCTGTCATGCAAAGACAATTCATGGCCCTTGATAGATACATCCAGCAACTAAACGATCTTTCGTCTTATCTTGAGACCCAATTCAAGAGCATCTCAGGGCTCTCCGATAAGAAGTAA
- the fliW gene encoding flagellar assembly protein FliW has product MKIETTRFGQIEIEEDKIIFFPSGILGFPQARRYVLIPHREGSPFCWLQAVDVPELAFVVIETSMFFPDFKPELPKEAKEEIHLREGDDLSLLAIVTISKENPADITANLLGPIAVNIPRRLAKQVVLDARKYPLKAPLTPILQKMAETKATPQQANDFSRLEETAR; this is encoded by the coding sequence TTGAAGATAGAGACTACGAGATTCGGGCAAATCGAGATCGAAGAAGACAAAATCATATTTTTCCCAAGCGGAATACTGGGTTTTCCGCAGGCAAGGCGTTATGTGCTTATTCCGCACCGGGAAGGATCACCTTTTTGCTGGCTTCAGGCTGTTGACGTGCCAGAGCTAGCCTTCGTAGTTATTGAAACGAGCATGTTTTTCCCGGATTTCAAGCCAGAGCTCCCCAAAGAGGCTAAGGAGGAAATTCACCTGCGCGAAGGAGACGACCTCTCGCTCCTTGCCATAGTGACTATTTCAAAGGAAAACCCGGCCGATATTACGGCCAATCTTTTAGGGCCCATTGCTGTTAATATTCCGCGAAGGCTGGCCAAACAGGTAGTGCTCGATGCGCGCAAATATCCTTTGAAGGCCCCGCTGACACCGATTCTGCAGAAAATGGCTGAAACCAAAGCAACTCCGCAGCAAGCAAACGATTTTTCAAGACTCGAGGAAACAGCCCGATAA
- the csrA gene encoding carbon storage regulator CsrA, whose amino-acid sequence MLVLTRKAGESIAIGQEIKIVILEVKGKQVKIGIEAPAHVPVHRMEVYQKIFEENIRAATVDISLDHLINPAREE is encoded by the coding sequence TTGTTAGTACTTACGCGTAAGGCCGGAGAATCAATCGCCATTGGGCAGGAAATCAAGATAGTGATTCTAGAGGTCAAAGGGAAACAGGTAAAAATCGGCATAGAAGCCCCGGCCCATGTGCCGGTGCATCGCATGGAAGTTTACCAGAAAATCTTTGAAGAAAATATCCGTGCGGCCACGGTAGATATTTCCTTAGACCATTTAATAAACCCTGCAAGGGAGGAGTAA
- the flgL gene encoding flagellar hook-associated protein FlgL — MAIRIGLKTQYDRMLYNLNKLTTEMQKLQTQTASGVKFERPSDDPVALVRSLGYRKSIEDIDRYRTSIREGRSYLRTMEGAYEGLENIVMRAKQLAIQARNDSMSPQNREAIAREVDNLLKEALALANTRHGNRYVFAGNRPVGYDEAHPPFELVKKALPDGAVKEQVIYRGGEEDTYFGYAPDGKILIGRNGNEAIAASGIFDALIGLKKTLEANNVSDPHQELEELGIQIDRLDKVLNHLLNERAALGARMDHLDLKDNLYQDMQDIIKENLSDTQDTDLLEVATRLKAKETAYQAALAASAKVMQLSLVNYLS, encoded by the coding sequence ATGGCCATTCGTATTGGCTTAAAAACCCAATATGACCGTATGCTTTATAACTTGAACAAACTGACCACGGAAATGCAAAAACTCCAGACCCAGACCGCCTCAGGGGTCAAGTTTGAAAGGCCCTCAGATGATCCGGTAGCCCTGGTGAGAAGCCTTGGTTACCGCAAATCAATCGAGGATATCGACCGCTATCGTACCTCGATTCGTGAAGGAAGATCATATCTTCGCACCATGGAAGGGGCTTACGAAGGGCTTGAAAACATCGTCATGCGCGCCAAACAACTTGCCATCCAGGCAAGAAATGACAGCATGAGCCCTCAAAACCGCGAGGCCATCGCCCGCGAGGTGGACAATCTCCTGAAAGAAGCCCTTGCCCTTGCAAACACCCGGCACGGGAACCGCTACGTTTTCGCAGGGAACAGGCCTGTGGGCTATGATGAAGCCCACCCGCCTTTTGAGCTGGTAAAAAAAGCCTTACCTGATGGCGCCGTCAAAGAACAGGTAATTTATCGCGGAGGCGAAGAGGACACCTACTTTGGCTATGCGCCAGATGGCAAAATACTTATCGGGCGCAATGGTAACGAGGCTATTGCTGCCTCTGGAATTTTCGATGCGTTAATCGGGCTTAAAAAGACCCTTGAAGCCAATAACGTCTCTGACCCACACCAAGAATTAGAAGAACTCGGCATCCAAATAGACCGACTGGACAAAGTACTCAACCATTTGCTTAACGAGCGGGCAGCCCTTGGGGCCAGGATGGACCACCTTGACCTTAAAGATAACCTCTACCAGGACATGCAGGACATCATCAAAGAAAACTTAAGCGACACCCAGGATACGGATCTCCTTGAGGTAGCCACACGCCTTAAGGCCAAAGAAACCGCATACCAGGCTGCGCTGGCAGCTTCTGCCAAGGTGATGCAGTTAAGCCTTGTTAATTACCTGAGTTAG